aatgtgatacaccatattaacaactcaatggtgataaactgaaaccatttccattaagatcaggaacaagacaaggttgcccactctcaccactattattcaacattgttttggaagttttagccacagcagtcagagaagaaagagaaataaaaggaatccagatcagaacagaagaagtaaaactgtcactctttgcagatgacattatactatacatagagaatactaaagatgctaccagaaaactactagagctaatcaatgaatttggtagagtagcaggatacaaaattaatgcacagaaatctcttgcattcctatacactaatgatgaaaaatctgaaagagaaattaaggaaacactcctatttaccactgcaacaaaaataaaatacctaggaataaacctacctaaggagacaaagacctgtatgcagaaaactataagacactgacaaaagacattaaagatgatacaaacagatggagagatacactatgttcttggattggaagaatcaactttgtgaaaatgactatactacccaaagcaatctacagattcaatgtaatccctatcaaactaccaatgacatttttcacagaactagaacaaaaaatNNNNNNNNNNNNNNNNNNNNNNNNNNNNNNNNNNNNNNNNNNNNNNNNNNNNNNNNNNNNNNNNNNNNNNNNNNNNNNNNNNNNNNNNNNNNNNNNNNNNNNNNNNNNNNNNNNNNNNNNNNNNNNNNNNNNNNNNNNNNNNNNNNNNNNNNNNNNNNNNNNNNNNNNNNNNNNNNNNNNNNNNNNNNNNNNNNNNNNNNNNNNNNNNNNNNNNNNNNNNNNNNNNNNNNNNNNNNNNNNNNNNNNNNNNNNNNNNNNNNNNNNNNNNNNNNNNNNNNNNNNNNNNNNNNNNNNNNNNNNNNNNNNNNNNNNNNNNNNNNNNNNNNNNNNNNNNNNNNNNNNNNNNNNNNNNNNNNNNNNNNNNNNNNNNNNNNNNNNNNNNNNNNNNNNNNNNNNNNNNNNNNNNNNNNNNNNNNNNNNNNNNNNNNNNNNNNNNNNNNNNNNNNNNNNNNNNNNNNNNNNNNNNNNNNNNNNNNNNNNNNNNNNNNNNNNNNNNNNNNNNNNNNNNNNNNNNNNNNNNNNNNNNNNNNNNNNNNNNNNNNNNNNNNNNNNNNNNNNNNNNNNNNNNNNNNNNNNNNNNNNNNNNNNNNNNNNNNNNNNNNNNNNNNNNNNNNNNNNNNNNNNNNNNNNNNNNNNNNNNNNNNNNNNNNNNNNNNNNNNNNNNNNNNNNNNNNNNNNNNNNNNNNNNNNNNNNNNNNNNNNNNNNNNNNNNNNNNNNNNNNNNNNNNNNNNNNNNNNNNNNNNNNNNNNNNNNNNNNNNNNNNNNNNNNNNNNNNNNNNNNNNNNNNNNNNNNNNNNNNNNNNNNNNNNNNNNNNNNNNNNNNNNNNNNNNNNNNNNNNNNNNNNNNNNNNNNNNNNNNNNNNNNNNNNNNNNNNNNNNNNNNNNNNNNNNNNNNNNNNNNNNNNNNNNNNNNNNNNNNNNNNNNNNNNNNNNNNNNNNNNNNNNNtcatgaagaacctaggggcagggcgggaataaagatgcagacctactagagaatggacttgaggacacggggagggggaagggtaagctgggacaaagtaagagagtggcatgcacatatatacactaccaaatgtaaaatagatagctagtgggaaacagccgcatagcacagggagatcagctaggtgctttgtgaccacctagagaggtgggatagggagggtgggagggaggctcaagagggaggcgatgtagggatatatgtgtatgtatagctgattcactttgttataaagcagaaactaacacagcattgttaagattatactccaataaaggtgtttaaaaaaaaaaagagtagtgtgTTACTTTGCATAAATGTAGGGAGAGGTGAGAGAGTTTTATACCAGAGTACCCATATAAATCGTGGAACCACACGCTGAGATAAGGAATACAAAAAGGAAAGCTGGCTGGGGAGaattgatttttcagtcttttgggCATCCCAAAGGTTATGCTTAGCATATTTGGAGTTCTGGGATACATATTTGTCAGTCCAAAGTTCACGTAGATTTGTGAGTCCACATAAGTTGCTAGGTTTGACCAAAGGGGGCACATAAAGTCAGAAGAGCAATGGACAAAAGATGGAAGATGAGACATAACAATAAGTATATGGGCTTGGATAAGTGCCCATgaagaaacccaaggagaaatgaTCATAGgtagaaagaaaaccaggaaagacTGATATGATGGAAACCAAGacaaaaacagagtaaaatgttcaaaaaagagtgaaatgggCATGCCAATgacataagtattttttaaaatttagaaatcgAAAGTAAAGTATTGGTAGAAGTCATGGCTCAGGAATTGACTGAAATGAGTCAGATCTGTTCCAGTTGGttgatcatttacatttattttggctttaattctttatctattcattgcaaacactgctttttttcttattataattttctattttatgcaCCAGATACTTCAAACATAGTTTTGAAACTCAACCAATATCAATCAAAGGACGTGAAGTTTCTTTCAGTAGTGAGTTGACTAGGTCAAAGACTCAATGTCTTTGAATCTAcgtattctttcctttctgtttctaccACCGTGACTCTGAATGATTTCAGTAGACCCCTGATGATGCTCTCCAGCTTCTCTCTTTTTGTTCAATCCATCTTATGTACCGCTTCTAGGGTAATGGCCCTAAATGAAGGTGTTTAGATACTAAGTGGCCTCTTGTTGTCAAATAAAGGGCAGATTCCTTCATTAGGCAGCTTTCAGTCTCCACAGGCTTACTCCAGCGTATCTGGCTTTCCATCACATTAAATTATAAGCATGTATAATTTCCACTAGTTAACTGTAAATCCTTTAAGGTCAGGATCTGTAATAGATTTGTCCTTGTACCCCCTGAAATGCCAGCCCAAGTAAATGCGTtggatttattattatattttccaacAGATACTATATATCATGATGTGAACTTTTCTTGTTGGCCTTGCCCTGTCATGATCTTGAGGATGACGTGAAAAAGCAAGATTACCTTCTGGGTAACTCACCCTCCTAATGATAaatgctattgtttctttcagttTCAGAGTTCTAATGAATCCAGCAAGCTTACTTGATTATGAATTCCTACCAAGCCTGATTCATTATTGTAATCCTTACAGCTTTTATCCCAAGCAATATTCTTTGTAGCACTCAAAAAGTCTTTTTGAGAAGTGAATTGAAACTTCATGCTGACTTATGAAATCTTTACGGAAAGGTAACAATATTGTGCAAGCTTAGCCTACTGATCAAAACTTCTCATTTCTCAGAATGGctagtatcattttccttcaaccAACTTTCATAAACTACAATACTTTAcataggaagaaacaaaaaaggaaaggaacaaaagTGGCTTACCGAACTGACACTGGGGCCCGTAGTACCCCAAATCACAGTTGCAGGTGTAATTATTGATGATTTCCATACATTGTCCATGGCCGCTGCATGACCAGGGTTGACAAGAAGCTGTAAGGGGGTGAGAAATTATATTAAGATGAATACTTTTTTAGTACTCCTAGTCATTTCTTTAGACATAGATAACTTTGGGGCTGTGACTACTTTAATAAACAGGAAAACTTTATTTGTACATTAATAGCATTTTTTGCATAAAAATCATatgctaaaatttttttatgtaATATACTTGTCATACAGccatagacattttttaaagaatgaatttacTAATGCTAATACTCTATAACATTTGAGACAACTTACTGACATACATTGAAACTCttgaaatttctttgtttttaatgtagtAAGTGGATTAAACTATGACCTGACCCCAATCGTTTCCGCAGTAGGTTTGGCAATCCCTTTCTTTATAGAAAGTACTGAATAGAGATTAGAAAATCTGAACTTGCTACATTACTAGAGAGTCCAATTTACAAGAGACCAAATGAACTATGTTTCACTGTTAAAAATGACTTGGAAAAAATGCTGATTGCTTTGGAAGTGTCATCATGGTCTCTACAGAAGTTTTCATACACCACAGATAATGAAACACTGCAAAGTTTCATTATATAGAATTATATAAGATTAGGCCAAGAAGGAAATGTAGCACCAAGCCGCCTACTTTACGAGGAGGAAATAGGTGACTTGAGCCTCAGCTCTTGGCTggttccatctctctgcttccacttccTTGCCTTATTATCAAAGACACTGACTGTCTAGCTCTTCCTCCTTACTTTCCACATATATTTATCATCTTGATGTAAAAGTGATTCAGGGGTATAGATTTTGGGTATAGGGACGAGCCTCCCACACCAAAAATGCTCAGAAGTGACCTGACTCAAGCTTATTTAGAGGACTGGACTTACTTCAGAATGCCCTGGCAACTGCTCTGCTCCCCCAGGTTTCCATGGGGTTAGTGCTGTCATTCTCAGAGAAGCAGTCTGCTCCCTCCTACCTGTGTAGCAGAGGGCTGTCTTTGCTTTGTGGCAGGCATCGTCATTCCATTTCCCTGCGTCCTTTTCCCTCTTGATGTAGATCTCCACACAGTCTTCTTTACTCTTCTTGTTGTTGGGTTCCCCATCGCCCCAGTTCTCCGCTTCTTCGGTGAGAGATTTGTTGGTCCCTACCCAAGTCCATGCCCCTCCTACCTTCCGGATTCCTATCCAGTAGTATTTAGGACTGAAGGGAAGCGTCTTGTTCAGGTACTCAATCTCCCCCTTGTTTTGTATGGCAACTAAATCCGTGTAATTTTTTCTGCAGAACATTCTAGACTTTTCCCAGGTCATGGGTCTTTTAGAATAATGGTAAGTCCAGCAATCGGTTCCATGATGTGCGAAGAAATCTGAAAGACATCAGTGTGAACTATGTAGCCTCGTGGTTATAGCTGAAAAGAGCCCAGAGCTAATCCAGGCTGAGCCTGCCAGAGACAAGGAGGCTGACACCTCAAGAGGGTAAGTTACCCTCTTGAGGTGATGGAATTAGTCATTTGCAGATTTGAAGTAGAACCTAGAACTTCTAGTCCTAATCACTTTTCACCATGATATAGAATACTTTTGCTCATCGCTCCGTTTTAGATGAATTTGGTGgctttttagatttattttcataaaacatttttttctcaaaattctttcaagtaaaatttaacgaacattttttagaaattcatatttctttttcttagcagCTGTCAAtcatttaaagttaatttaagTATAATATCATATAGCCCTGAAATTTACTGtccactattttattttgggATAATTTCCTAAAGGCCAATATTTGTGTTTCTAAGGGAGAAGTAAAATAAGAACAGGAGTAATGGCATACTTTTAAGTAATCTCTTTTATATCAAAAAGATAATGTTTTACCATAGAAGAGCTTCTTCTGGGGAAAGCACACAGCCCAAGCCTTATATATCTAACTacataataaaaagaacaattgACAAAACCAAATGATGTAGGATTATGAAATTGATTTAGATTATGTTATGCACACAAAGATACTCAACTGATGGTGTATAATAATCATATGGGTGCTTCAAATATGAGGGCTTTGAAGAAACCAAGACAAACACATAATTACACAATGATACCATAATAATATATGCCATTCTAAGCATGGTATGATCTATGTGAAACACTATTATACCATAAGGAAAAGGTTTTCACAGCCATCACCATTTGCTGAGTTTTCACTGTGTAGGGCAAATACTATGGAGAAATACCAAAGAAAACACAGATCCAATTTTTATACTTTCCTAAGGATTCTGAGCAAGGAATAACAgatgcaaagaaaacataattaatCTTGATCAACTTAAACATATCAAAAATGTACAGAGAACTGGGAGACAGTTATGATTAGTGAGTAAAGAATGTCATAAAATAAACCCTGCAGCAAAGGGTGGGGCAAGGTTAGGAGTTTTCTGGGGAAGTGAGAGGAAGAAAAGTGATGTTTGTAGAAAGGGTAGCTATCTACCTAATAATTTTACCTGTGAATATGTACACCCAGTGGATATTTAccaaaaaatgaacataaattttttaaaaagcttagtaatatataaatatcataacATACCACAACAGAGCACAGTCCAGGCCCACAGCTCAAAAACATTCCATAAGCCCCTCTGAGCACTCTGACATTTCCAtggaaatatctgcaaataaaatacaaaattatactCAGACTTATGCTCTAAATCACAATTTTATAGCAACTTGAGGAGATGCCTACAACTTCCTCAAAGTTCAAAGTATAACACTTATGCCTACTAAACCCATCTGAGGCAAGAGATTTCTCAGACATGGGTGCAAAAGTAGAATTAAATTTGCCTCAAAACTGATGCATAGTTgatgttattgtttttttcatattttagccTCAAGTTGCTGATTGTTACTGTTCtgattttttctacattttagtaatttttttgtatCTACTTATCTGCTGAGCTGTCAGATGAAACTATTTGATatttagtatgtatattttaaaagttttctttgggCTTTAAGGAACTATTGATGTCTAGATTTAATGTTAAAATCTCACACTTGACTATGATGGGTCAATGCTTCaaatacctaaaagaattagGTAACCAAACAGACACTACTAAAAAAAaggagttcatttttttttcaactagaaagaaacacattttgacAACTCAAATGACAAGACCACAAATTTTCTTCACACCTTAGCACTATCTTTTCTGAAGTGTATCAATTCTCAGGTAGCGCCAATGTTTAGTCACAAGAGTGCTAATTTCAACCAGATAGTAGTACTTCTTCAAGAACCTCACCAGAGACAAGTCAAGGAGAAGAAATCAGCACATCTGAGAAGAGAGATTCTAGGAGCACTTTTTAAATTAGACTCAGCATTTTTAGTTTTGgcttttttaaaaccaaaaaggaaatgagttccttcttttcctttgccaCCTGCCTCTGCATCCCAAGAAGAGGCTCTATCTGAGCATCTGGAAATCTTTTAGGCTGAAAAGCTTACCATGGCTTTGCTCTGTCCTTCTCTAGTTCTTCTGTAGCACTTCAGCCTCTGGGCTCAGCACCAGAGGTCTCTGGGTCCTTGCCCAAGGATGGGTGTACAGGGAGATTGCACTCACTGTCCCCAGAAGGgcttactttcttttatttctctaaccAAGTTTCACATCCTCCCACTCCCCtaatccctccccttcccccaccccttctgttcctctttccccacccctttcctAGTCTGGCCTCTAACACCTAccctgagaaaaaaagagctgctGACCAAGGACATTATTGCTagattctcccttcttccttccctatttccttcctcacttccttcctccctcccttcattccttccatccttccaatCTCCTCCTCCtcgctcctccccttcctccccttcctcctcctccccatcttcttcttcttcttcttcttcttcttcttcctcttctcctcctcctctctgtctctgtttgtctctgtctctgtctctctcctttctttttataaacattAGACTAACTCCTGGTTATCCATGGTAGAGGGCCCCTGATAAATGCAAGCACCACACaatcaaaacattattttgagagacacagatgtagagaacaaatgtatggacaccaaggggggagagtggggagggggtggtggtggtggaatgaattgggagattcggagtgacatgtatacattaatatgtataaaatagataactaataagaacctgctgtataaaaaacaaattaaattaaatttaaaaaaagaaagaatgggaaaaaaacattatttcagaCAAATTTATAGTGTGTTAAACTTCAGTAGAGCTAACCCAAAAGACTGGATTAATTTCagctttctcctccctctttcctcgcTCACCCTCTAGTGGACATTCTTGTTAATGGCACCTCCTAAAGGTAAGTCCTGAGAGAGCAAAGCAGCTCTAGCTTTTTGCCCTAGCAGGTTTCAGGGCCTACAGGTACAtttacatttctggaggctaaGATGTAAAGGAGATAGTCTGCATATAAAATTAGGACCCGTATGATGGAGGGTAATAGAAAGGAAGAGTCACTGACATAATCagattagcatttttaaaaagacaataacaataGCTGTAGGGCTCAACACTCCATATTTATTACCTTATTTAACCTTTATAAAGCTTAAATATTACTGCTCCCCAGTGgttaccattattatccccattttttaaagtctcagagaggttaagaaagttGCGttagtcacagagctagtaagagACACAGCTGGGGTTTTGAATAAGGGCCAGTCGGTTCTGGAAACTATGCTCTTGATGGTTAAGCTGCACTGCTGGAAGGAGCTCGGAAGACATGTTGAAGTGGGGACCAACCTGGAGCCAAGAAGACCCAGAGGTGCCAGTACTCCTGCTACACCCCAAAGACATGTCTAGACCCGTGTTTCTAAGTCCTTTCCTTCAATTCTCTCAACCCTTGTCCAATTGGGCTTCCAACCACACCTGAGACTGCTCTTGCCAAGGTCTTCCGCTTCAATGAAGCCAAAAGCCAGTTATCTGTCCTATCTTATTTGACCAATCAGCTCCTAGATTTCCTCCTACTTCCCTGACTAGTCcttctctgtttcatttgttgATTCTCCCTCATCTGTCCAACCACAAAATATTTGGAGTGCTCCAGTGCTCActgcttttctcttcttatttacCTTCACAAACTTGATGATCCAATCCAGTCGCTTCACTTTGATTACCAGCTAAATGCTGATGACTTTCAAATTTATGTTTCCATCCAGCCCATCCCCATTCCCAGCCAAATACCTACCTCATATCTCCATTTAGTTCCTTTATAAGCCTCTCAAATTGTACATGTATCGAACTGAACTTCTGAATTTCCTCCAAACCTGGTGGGCTCTTCCCACAGCctttcccatctcagtaaatTATAACCCCATCCTTCCAGTTACTTAAGCCAAAGATTTGGAGTTAACTGGGACTCCTCTCTTCTTCTCACAACTCATATCCAATATGTCAGCAATTTTCTGGCTttatcatcaaaatattttcagcattcaCTCACTTCTATTTTACTACACAtccaaaccaccatcatctctcatctATGTTATGGCTGCAAAAGCCTCCCACCTGGACTCCATGTTTCTACTCTTCCCCTTATAGCCTGTTTTCAACAAAATAACTTAAGTGATTCAGCTAAAATGTGTATCATTCAGGGGCCCAGCCAGAAACAAAATTGACCCCAGATGGGTGAATTCTTCACCCACTGAAGAGCCCTTAATGGAGGGGCCACTTACAACAGATTAACAACAAGGTtaagagaacaaacaaaagaaaatgagctatCCAGGGACTGGCAATATAGGAAGCTGTTGCATCTCTGGGACTAAAAATTCAAGGGGAGGAGATAGTGTTATCATGATCCAGTGAGGACTGGGACCCTAGAGGAGAAGTCGTAGTGGAGGAAgtatgcagctgcttccagaAAGAGCACCAAAGCGGGAAAAGAATGGGTGAGAAACACCCTGACCACTGTCTCTTCTCATTCTCTGGTCTCCTTTAGGAGCCCCTTATTAGTTAAACCAATTGGAAACCAGCCCACCAGTGACTTGGTGATGCAATCTGCAGAGGTCAGCCCCTCCGGGGACACTGAGCAGGGAACGGTGGGAATGGATGCTAGATGACAGTTGGACAGGGGGAAAAGATAACAAGCACAAAAGAACATGAGTCAGACCACTTCAATCCCCTGTTCAAAACCCTCCAACGGCTTCTCATCCCACTCAGAGTAAAATCTAAAGTCCTTACGTTGGCTTACAAAGTCTTGGATGGTCAGGTCCCTGCTCCCTAGTCATTTTTGTCCTCTGagatttccattgttttttgtaAGCTCAGCTATTCATTTAAAGCAAGCTATTGTAATCCACCTAGCAATTGTTAATATTATACTGGTAGGGGTTTTCAGAATATTAATCCTCCATATTTCCAGAAGGAGAAGGTccagcattcagtaaatatcagttaaacaaaaggatggataaatggataaacaaaacccTTCGTGGTCATAAactataaatgacatttttttaaagggaagactTTACCTTTTCTTCTTAGTCATTATTTTTCTGGATATCTTTGTtactctattagttttctggacatttctgttcttctttaaaaattgtagaaaTAGCCAGGGCTTTCTTCAGAAAGCTAGTTTTGGTCTTCTGGCACCCAGCCAAAATTATATCATGTCCCAGGGTTGCATGATGTCTACATGGTATCCCAACACTTGAGGCCCTTGTCAGAGAGAAGGAGCAACCTTAGGTCCCAACCaaagtttgctttctttcttccttccttccttccttccttcctttctttctttctttcctttctttctctcttctttcctttctttctttcttccttccttccttccttcctttctttcttcctttctttctttctttctttctttctttctttctttctttctttctttccttatttatttatttatggtgtgTGTGGGAGCTATGTAGTGACCATTGTCAAATATGCATGCAATCCATTcactttttcatacattttaaattcagcCCTTGTATCAAGGTAGATTTCTAGAAGACTTGGACCACATCAGCTTAGCCTCTCACTAAATTCCTCTCACTGAGTTCACCAATGctgttttttttggcttttgtcaaaactttttttCATATGGATGCCTATGAATCATATGGATGGATCttacatttgttgaaaacatttttgaGGGGAATACAGTGAgaaatttgctttaaatttaaTACACGTTTACCTATGctatggaatatgactcagccataaaaaggaatgaagtcctgaTATATGCTATTAcacagatgaatcttgaaaacattatgctaagggaaagaagccagtcacaaaaggacagatattgtgtgattccatttatatgaaatatctagaataaataagttcatagagacagaaagcaaagtgATGATTGCCAGGTGctagggggaagggagagagggactgactgcttaatgggtacaggattttcttttgatgaaaatgttttcaactaGATAGAGGTGAAGGTTGCataatattgtgaatgtactaaatagtattctgaattgtacactttaaaatggttgctTTTATGTTGTATAAATTTtgcctaaattaaaaaataatagtgcaCATTCAGTCTAAAGAGAATATTTGGGGTAAGAAGGTCACAGGGACATGGTAGCAGTGACTTAAAGGATGGTCAGGAGAAGAGTAATTATTAGTCTATTCCATGGTCCCCAAAGGGTAGAACTAGATTGAGTAGGTGAGCACTATAAAACCACCACAAAATCAGAGAGATTGGAATACCGAAGGACCATTTGCCCACCATGAGATAGTTGAGGGAAGGGTCATCGAACGCCATTGAAAGCAGCAGCCTACATCCATAAAAATGACCAATGCCCAACCCTTCCCTAGCCTACACTCCTAACGAAGAGACCACAAGGTTGACTTGTTCACTGCTGCCAGCCAAGGCTGCATTCACTGCAGTTGCCAACATTAGTTTATCATGGATAGGAGGAATGCACAGCCCCACACAACAACCAGTAGACCTCACTCCAGGCCAGAGTtagacctaaatgtccatcctcCTCCACAATCCTTTCAAGACAAAATCCACCACGGCTGCCTATTTTCCTTACACTTGGAGTGTAAGCCCCTCTGATCACCTTCCATTTCCTAGACAATTCACCCAAGTTGCTGTCTCCTGACCtgacctttcttttcttcccaaacCCTTCCTTGCCATCCTCTGTAATTCCTGTTTTACAATCAACAAACTCCAATATATCCTCCAGTTCCTC
This genomic interval from Physeter macrocephalus isolate SW-GA chromosome 4, ASM283717v5, whole genome shotgun sequence contains the following:
- the SELL gene encoding L-selectin, producing MIFPWKCQSAQRGLWNVFELWAWTVLCCDFFAHHGTDCWTYHYSKRPMTWEKSRMFCRKNYTDLVAIQNKGEIEYLNKTLPFSPKYYWIGIRKVGGAWTWVGTNKSLTEEAENWGDGEPNNKKSKEDCVEIYIKREKDAGKWNDDACHKAKTALCYTASCQPWSCSGHGQCMEIINNYTCNCDLGYYGPQCQFVTQCEPLEAPELGTMACIHPLGNFSFTSQCAFTCFEGTDIVGIEETICGPFGNWSSPKPTCRVIQCEPLTAPDFGTMDCSHPLVDFGFTSMCTFSCSEGAELIGEKKTICGSSGNWSSPSPICQKVDRNFSIIKESDYNPLFIPVAVMITSFSGLAFIIWLARRLKKGKKSQRSMDVPY